One genomic window of Osmia bicornis bicornis chromosome 3, iOsmBic2.1, whole genome shotgun sequence includes the following:
- the LOC114877483 gene encoding cysteine and histidine-rich domain-containing protein morgana, translating to MTQETTLLHCYNRGCGKKFDPNDNKEGDCIHHPGHPVFHDAYKGWSCCNKKCTDFTEFLNIKGCTKSCHSNIKPPEPEKPAVDKSKTNEIIEVTAPNLYIEKQLKLERPPFETPQVTLTPNISPALLEQIKGLTSSVSENVPQTKVQIGQSCKNNSCKVTYNGPTSDNEVCNHHPGFPIFHEGLKYWTCCQKKTTDFSTFLEQPGCSQGTHRWISENTGKKVKCRMDWHQTGTFIVVSVYAKKYQPDQSTVKLNPIRLTLDLFFIEENSRYNLDLELRGVVDVTQSSVNMLPTKVEIKLKKAEPGSWPKLNFPRASEAEAEENQQNDENISAQVQAVDLSDL from the exons ATGACACAGGAAACAACTTTATTGCATTGTTATAATCGTGGTTGTGGAAAAAAGTTTGATCCAAATGATAATAAAGAAG GAGACTGCATTCATCATCCTGGTCATCCAGTATTTCATGATGCATATAAAGGCTGGTCTTGTTGTAACAAAAAATGTACAGATTTCACAGAGTTTTTGAACATTAAAGGCTGTACAAAATCATGCCattcaaatattaaaccaCCTGAACCAGAAAAACCTGCTGTTGACAAATCAAAAActaatgaaataattgaagTAACTGCTCCTAACCTTTACATCGAAAAACAGCTTAAGTTAGAAAGACCTCCTTTTGAGACTCCACAAGTTACTTTGACACCTAATATATCGCCTGCATTATTAGAACAAATTAAAGGGTTAACATCTTCTGTATCAGAAAATGTGCCACAAACTAAAGTTCAAATTGGACAAAGCTGTAAAAACAATTCATGTAAAGTTACATATAATGGTCCTACCTCTGATAATGAAGTATGTAATCATCATCCTGGGTTTCCTATTTTCCATGAAGGATTAAAATATTGGACTTGTTGTCAAAAGAAAACTACAGATTTTTCCACATTCTTAGAACAACCAGGATGTTCACAAGGAACGCATAGATGGATTTCTGAG AATACTGGTAAAAAAGTTAAATGTAGAATGGATTGGCATCAAACCGGGACATTCATTGTAGTTTCTGTTTATGCAAAGAAATACCAACCAGACCAATCAACTGTTAAATTGAATCCTATACGATTAACtcttgatttattttttattgaagAAAACTCTAGATATAATCTTGATTTAGAATTGAGAGGG GTTGTTGATGTTACACAAAGCAGTGTTAATATGCTTCCAACTaaagtagaaattaaattgaaaaaagctGAACCTGGATCATGgccaaaattaaattttcctaGAGCAAGTGAAGCAGAAGCTGAAGAAAATCaacaaaatgatgaaaatattAGTGCACAAGTACAGGCTGTTGATCTCAGTGATCTTTAA
- the LOC114877479 gene encoding ADAM 17-like protease — protein MDIRTTLLIHYIFFIAQITYGLHRNLKYYETIHASHFQHKIVKRGVQHSSHPYNKINELEFYSHGRYFRLILTPRKEVIHSKFKAYEVNGNGEEKTVHLDHESFYHGRVFGEIDSHAQVHIDNGVITASITISDETFQIEPSWRHLPHLGNETMIVYKSSDVKFSWEHFENGEGHTHGAPKTCGYVKEELNIQVDDEEEFKLKSREHFRTKRQTETYEYTPTKTRCPLLLVADYRFYQEMGASSTKTTINYLISLIDRVHKIYNDTLWQERQEQDGFKGMGFVIKKIVVHSEPTRVRGGETHYNMVREKWDVRTLLEVFSREYSHKDFCLAHLFTDLKFEGGILGLAYVGSPRRNSVGGICTPEYFKNGYTLYLNSGLSSSRNHYGQRVITREADLVTAHEFGHNWGSEHDPDITECSPSASQGGSYLMYTYSVSGYDVNNKRFSPCSLRSIRKVLQAKSGRCFSEPEESFCGNLRVEGDEECDAGLLGTEDNDACCDKNCKLRRSQGAVCSDKNSPCCQGCAFMPIGVKCRDAQYATCEQESRCTGASSECPRSPPMKDGTGCLERGQCRLGKCVPYCETQGLQSCMCDTIGDACKRCCRMSLNETCFPIDPQDILPDGTPCIQGFCNKGVCEKTIQDVVERFWDIIEDININKVMRFLKDNIVGAVIIITAIVWIPTSCVISYIDHRRVKESEKKWRWKHTDELIHPDEQRQVIYIGGQRQRIPQITQQS, from the exons ATGGACATCCGAACCACACTGTTAATacattacatattttttattgcaCAAATCACTT atGGTCTTCATAGAAATTTAAAGTATTATGAAACCATTCATGCATCTCATTTTCAACATAAGATTGTAAAACGTGGTGTCCAACATAGTTCTCacccttataataaaataaatgaattggaATTTTATTCTCATGGACG GTATTTTCGTTTAATTCTGACACCAAGAAAAGAAGTCATTCACTCTAAATTTAAAGCATATGAAGTAAATGGTAATGGAGAAGAAAAAACTGTACATTTAG ATCATGAGAGCTTTTATCATGGACGTGTATTTGGAGAAATAGATTCTCATGCACAAGTACATATTGATAATGGAGTTATTACAGCCAGTATTACAATTTCTGATGAAACATTTCAGATTGAG CCATCTTGGAGACATTTGCCTCATTTAGGTAATGAAACAATGATTGTTTATAAATCATCAGATGTTAAATTTAGTTGGGAACATTTTGAAAACGGTGAAGGTCATACACATGGTGCTCCAAAAACTTGTGGATAtgtaaaagaagaattaa ACATTCAAGTAGATGATGAGGAAGAATTTAAGTTGAAATCACGTGAACATTTCAGAACAAAAAGGCAAACAGAAACTTATGAATATACTCCAACAAAAACAAGATGTCCTTTATTGCTGGTTGCTGATTACCGTTTTTATCAAGAAATGGGCGCTAGTAGTACAAAAactacaattaattattta ATAAGTTTAATTGACAGAgttcataaaatttataacgaTACTTTATGGCAAGAACGGCAAGAACAGGATGGATTTAAAGGAATGGGTTTCGTCATTAAGAAGATTGTAGTTCATAGTGAACCAACTCGTGTAAGAGGTGGCGAAACACACTATAATATGGTTAGAGAAAAATGGGATGTACGCACTTTACTCGAG gTTTTCAGTCGGGAGTATAGTCACAAAGATTTCTGTTTAGCTCATTTATTTACTGATCTCAAATTTGAAGGTGGTATATTAGGACTAGCGTATGTCGGATCTCCTCGTAGAAATTCAGTAGGTGGCATTTGTACACCAG AGTACTTCAAGAACGGCTATACATTGTATCTTAACTCAGGTTTAAGTTCTAGTAGAAACCACTATGGTCAAAGAGTAATTACTAGAGAAGCCGATTTAGTTACCGCACACGAATTTGGACATAATTGGGGTTCTGAACATGATCCAGATATAACA GAATGCAGTCCAAGTGCTAGTCAGGGCGGTTcttatttaatgtatacataCAGCGTTAGTGGATATGATGTGAATAATAAGCGTTTTTCACCATGTAGTTTAAGATCTATTAGAAAAGTATTACAAGCAAAATCGGGTCGCTGTTTTTCCGAACCAGAAGAATCGTTTTGCGGTAATTTACGGGTCGAAGGAGATGAAGAATGCGACGCAGGATTGCTAGGCACTGAAGATAACGATGCCTGCTGtgataaaaattgcaaacttCGTAGAAGTCAAGGAGCAGTTTGCAG CGATAAAAATTCACCCTGCTGTCAAGGTTGTGCATTTATGCCAATAGGTGTAAAATGCAGAGATGCACAATATGCTACCTGCGAACAAGAATCACGTTGCACAGGAGCATCGAGCGAGTGTCCTAGATCTCCTCCAATGAAAGATGGCACAGGGTGCCTTGAAAGAGGTCAATGTAGACTTGGAAAATGTGTACCATATTGTGAAACACAGGGTTTACAAAGTTGCATGTGTGATACAA TTGGAGATGCATGTAAAAGATGCTGCAGGATGAGTTTGAATGAAACTTGTTTTCCAATAGATCCACAGGATATCTTACCTGATGGAACACCATGTATTCAAGGTTTTTGCAATAAg gGTGTTTGTGAGAAAACAATTCAGGACGTAGTAGAGCGATTTTGGGATATTATCgaagatataaatattaataaagttaTGCGATTTTTGAAAGATAATATAGTGGGTGcagtaataattataacagCCATTGTATGGATCCCGACAAGTTGCGTTATTAGTTACATCGATCACAGACGTGTTAAAGAAAGTGAAAAGAAATGGCGTTGGAAACATACGGACGAACTTATTCATCCAGATGAACAGAGACAAGTTATTTACATAGGTGGACAACGTCAAAGAATACCACAGATTACGCAAcaatcataa